From Halanaeroarchaeum sulfurireducens, a single genomic window includes:
- a CDS encoding MinD/ParA family ATP-binding protein, translating to MDDGSDGFALAIASGKGGVGKTTTAVNLGAAFAEADLEVAIVDADLGMANLGAFVGLTTPDATIHDVLASEATLEDACHRGGGLTIVPGSTDLDSFTGLDTDILEDIVEDLRARFDVVILDAGAGLSHEVGVSLQVADAVLLVTTAELSSLTDAAKTGELVERLDVPVVGAVFTRTGDGSFEDVEGIATALGTTDAVTVSVPYDRSVHRSIRKGIPVVMDAPDAPASQAYDRLARSLADLLDLDALFSPDDEDEFVWVDPDTGDETAESDPDDPVVDVPLAELIREAGLDESEAATEERVQLLDRVRSRFS from the coding sequence ATGGACGATGGCTCGGATGGGTTCGCCCTCGCGATCGCCTCCGGGAAGGGTGGCGTGGGGAAGACGACGACAGCTGTGAACCTGGGGGCGGCGTTCGCGGAAGCGGACCTCGAAGTCGCCATCGTCGACGCCGATCTGGGAATGGCGAACCTCGGCGCGTTCGTCGGGCTCACGACTCCCGACGCGACGATCCACGACGTGTTGGCATCGGAAGCAACCCTCGAGGACGCCTGCCATCGTGGCGGCGGATTGACCATCGTTCCGGGCTCGACGGATCTGGATAGCTTCACCGGCCTCGATACGGATATCCTCGAAGACATCGTCGAGGATCTTCGCGCGCGTTTCGACGTGGTGATCCTCGACGCTGGCGCCGGCCTCAGTCACGAGGTCGGGGTCTCTCTCCAGGTCGCCGACGCGGTCCTCCTGGTGACGACGGCCGAGTTATCGTCGCTGACCGACGCCGCGAAGACCGGGGAACTCGTCGAGCGGCTCGATGTCCCCGTCGTCGGTGCCGTGTTCACCAGGACGGGCGACGGCTCATTCGAGGACGTCGAGGGAATCGCGACTGCACTGGGGACGACGGACGCGGTGACGGTGAGCGTGCCGTACGATCGATCGGTCCACCGGAGTATCCGCAAGGGAATTCCGGTCGTCATGGATGCTCCCGACGCGCCCGCTTCCCAGGCCTACGACCGGCTAGCTCGATCGCTCGCCGATCTCCTCGATCTGGACGCCTTGTTTTCTCCGGATGACGAGGACGAGTTCGTGTGGGTCGATCCGGATACCGGAGACGAAACCGCGGAATCCGATCCAGACGACCCGGTCGTTGACGTCCCGCTCGCGGAACTCATTCGGGAGGCAGGCCTCGACGAAAGCGAGGCAGCGACCGAAGAGCGGGTACAACTGCTCGATCGGGTGCGGTCCCGTTTTTCATGA
- a CDS encoding ArsR/SmtB family transcription factor: MDPVAVLRVLGNKYNPEILRATHTPKSAQELSDELDIPIATSYRRIEELRENELLALEGKELSDEGRRTKVYRRQIDEISVQFGTTTVEIDFKERTEAKNNLVDVWSDLRSEG, from the coding sequence ATGGATCCGGTGGCGGTACTGCGCGTTCTCGGCAACAAGTACAACCCCGAGATACTTCGGGCGACGCACACTCCGAAATCCGCCCAGGAACTATCAGATGAACTTGATATTCCCATCGCCACCTCGTACCGCCGCATCGAGGAGTTACGGGAAAACGAGCTGCTCGCCCTCGAGGGCAAAGAGCTGTCGGATGAGGGACGGCGAACGAAGGTCTACCGCCGACAGATCGACGAAATTAGCGTTCAGTTCGGGACCACGACAGTCGAGATCGATTTCAAAGAGCGGACGGAGGCAAAGAACAACCTCGTCGACGTGTGGTCCGACCTCCGGTCCGAGGGCTAA
- the flaJ gene encoding archaellar assembly protein FlaJ — protein MATESDASSQDSSGSLDFSTTVASIRDAYFQMEMSVSRYFLLILAPSVIVFALSLIAVFILELPIIARLPMPLLGLLIFVTAVIYPKLQQDQRRKRMGEVFHLYVTHMTVLSTTNIDRVEVFRRIANEEEYGPLSEETRRIVQLVDTWNQSLDDACRMRAKKVPSDSVSDFFDRLAYTINAGESLSNYLVSEQEAIIRHYSTIYEGQLENLEVMKDLYMSMILSVTFALVFATVLPILSGTNPSATVAAVVAMYTFIQLGFLYAIYTVAPSDPIWYFPHGYTTTVERKLQIATAAGFALAIVAIVVTIAVMVGMTGIDPQSVPLPLYAAFPTTPLLIPGIVARGEEANVKDRDDEFVSFIRALGSSETAQQTTTTRVLARLRNKDFGALTQNIDDLYKRLNIRLSGTEAWRFFTAEAHSYLIQKFSEMYLIGREMGGDPKHLGELISHNMSEVLQLRERRDQAATTLIGVVYGISAAATFAFFIGLGIVQVLSGMTMGLETSASFDPGTLINTKVYDIGVIEYLLTLTVLVNAMLSSIIIRIVDGGHKVNSYMHFVVLTWITAIIGSMTLELVGMLLAV, from the coding sequence ATGGCGACGGAATCGGACGCATCATCACAGGACTCCTCCGGAAGCCTGGATTTCTCGACGACAGTCGCGTCGATCCGCGACGCGTACTTCCAGATGGAAATGTCGGTTTCCCGGTACTTTCTCCTCATTCTTGCCCCCTCGGTGATCGTTTTTGCCCTCTCTCTGATCGCCGTGTTTATCCTCGAGCTGCCGATAATCGCCCGGCTCCCGATGCCGCTTTTGGGGTTGTTGATTTTCGTCACTGCAGTCATCTATCCGAAACTCCAGCAAGACCAGCGTCGAAAGCGCATGGGGGAAGTCTTTCACCTCTATGTCACGCACATGACCGTCCTGTCGACGACCAATATCGATCGCGTGGAGGTGTTTCGGCGCATCGCGAACGAGGAGGAGTACGGGCCGCTATCCGAGGAGACGCGTCGCATCGTCCAGCTCGTCGACACGTGGAATCAGAGCCTCGACGACGCGTGTCGGATGCGAGCGAAGAAAGTGCCAAGCGACTCGGTGTCGGATTTCTTCGATCGTCTGGCCTACACCATCAATGCCGGAGAGAGCCTCTCGAACTACCTCGTGAGCGAACAGGAGGCCATCATCAGGCATTACTCGACTATCTACGAGGGCCAACTCGAGAACCTGGAGGTCATGAAGGACCTCTACATGTCGATGATTCTTTCAGTCACGTTCGCGCTGGTTTTCGCGACCGTATTGCCGATCCTCTCCGGAACCAACCCGAGCGCGACTGTCGCGGCGGTCGTCGCTATGTATACGTTCATCCAATTGGGTTTCCTGTACGCCATCTACACCGTCGCTCCGTCCGACCCAATTTGGTATTTCCCCCACGGATACACGACTACCGTCGAGCGGAAGTTGCAGATCGCCACGGCAGCGGGATTCGCCCTCGCTATCGTAGCCATCGTCGTGACAATCGCCGTTATGGTGGGCATGACCGGTATCGATCCACAGTCCGTTCCGTTGCCGCTGTACGCGGCATTCCCGACGACGCCCTTGCTCATTCCGGGAATCGTCGCCCGGGGTGAAGAGGCCAACGTCAAAGACCGGGACGACGAGTTCGTGAGCTTCATTCGAGCACTGGGATCCAGCGAGACGGCCCAGCAGACGACGACGACGCGGGTTCTCGCCAGACTCCGCAACAAGGACTTCGGCGCACTGACCCAGAACATCGACGACCTCTACAAGCGGCTAAATATTCGCCTCTCGGGCACCGAAGCCTGGCGGTTTTTCACCGCGGAGGCACACTCGTATCTCATCCAGAAATTCTCCGAGATGTATCTTATCGGTCGCGAGATGGGGGGCGACCCGAAACATCTCGGCGAACTCATCAGTCATAACATGAGCGAAGTCCTCCAGTTGCGAGAACGAAGGGACCAGGCAGCTACCACCCTCATCGGCGTCGTCTATGGTATCTCCGCTGCAGCGACATTTGCCTTTTTCATCGGACTGGGGATCGTTCAAGTACTCTCGGGGATGACGATGGGCCTGGAGACGTCGGCATCGTTCGATCCAGGGACACTCATCAATACCAAAGTGTATGACATCGGCGTCATCGAATACCTTCTCACGCTGACCGTCCTGGTCAACGCGATGCTCTCCTCGATCATCATCAGGATCGTCGATGGGGGACACAAGGTCAACTCGTACATGCACTTCGTCGTCTTGACCTGGATCACGGCCATCATCGGATCGATGACGCTCGAACTGGTGGGCATGCTGCTCGCCGTATGA
- a CDS encoding DUF7521 family protein has product MAPIEILYTIFSLTLTVTGLSMVGLALRAYVDTARDSMLQLSIGFALVVAAAVGTTISAFLTDFAGARSLLTVNYVFTTIGYLFVMYSIISRR; this is encoded by the coding sequence ATGGCACCCATCGAGATATTGTATACGATCTTCAGTCTAACTCTTACAGTGACTGGGCTCTCGATGGTCGGGCTGGCCCTTCGCGCGTACGTCGACACGGCACGTGATTCGATGTTACAGCTCTCGATCGGGTTCGCCCTCGTCGTCGCGGCCGCTGTAGGAACGACGATAAGCGCGTTTCTCACCGATTTTGCCGGTGCAAGATCACTGTTGACAGTGAACTACGTGTTCACGACGATCGGCTATCTCTTCGTGATGTACAGCATCATCTCCCGACGCTGA